The sequence AGAGGTGTGCAAGATCCGATAAGTCATCCTAAGGAGTGAGAAGAACCATATTGTTTGTTAATTGCATTTTCTGGGTTCATCTTTCCTAGCCAAAATGTGCTTGTATCATTGTAATCTTAAAATAAATCCTAAGAAGCCAAATTCTTTGAATCTTCACCAATCAATGACTAGATAATACAGTGATATATCACTCTCACAATACCCTACATATACTTTTATGACCCATCGCTGATGTTGGGTATGTCTTAATGTGTACCTATGAATTAACATAAGCTCTCGTATGTATATATGTTCCATAGAGAACGAATTCACATACAATGCTGCATTTTGCATTTGTTGATGAACAATCcagttatttaaattttatcatccAAATCATTAAACAATTGTGATTATTACCAAGTAAAAAGAAATTTATGAAAGCCGAATGATAATAAGTGATCGACATTTCGTTGTCTGATGATCACTAGGGCGGCGGGGGATAAACCTGAAGAAGACACTAAACGGTCATCAGTTTTCAATAACGGAACGAGTACATAATCAGCGGTCAAGAGATACATATCCTCATAGTCATATACATTACTTGAAGTTCACTCAAATTGGTAATGCTTGTCAACAGTTTCAGATACATCCCAAGTGCAACTCATTCCCTTGGGGAACACAACCAAGTCACCAGCGCCAATTTCAACCGCCTCATCAGATCCATCAGGATACACCTTCACCTTTCCCTTCAACAGGTAGCATGTCTCTCGTGAAGAGTATGTCCACGGAAATTTGCTTGGAGGACAACCCCACCTTTAAGCAAACAAGAAACGAAGATGTGGTTATGTGAGAAACCAAAAGACAGAGATATTGATATAATAAAGTTTACAGAACTCACACTAATGATCTATTGAGTCCAGCAAACATGATATCTATAATAAAATGATGATAGAATTCATAAACTGCTGATTTAGTTTTAAATCGATAAGCCTCGTCCAATGATGGTTACACAAGTTAGCATTCATCAACTGCTGATTTTGTATCCCGAGATTGAAAATCTAGAAGAAACATTAAAATGGAGAAAATGTGTTCTGATTGCTTTGTTCTAACTCttctttcttcatttcttccTTAATTTATAATTGAATCTAACAGAATGCCGTTCAAGTTGGCTTCTATTCCTAGACATTAAATATGTTCAATATCATCAATCTCTTAATAAAATGCAAAGGATAACCGGATAATCACATTCAAAAAATTAGATTAAGCCCCAACTAAAAATAAAGCTCCATTGTTCCAGTCAATTTTCAATAATTCAAGCAACACACCAATCTCAGGCTATCTGAGAAGCACACATTCCAGCAAACGCCTGGCGAGATGCTAATCAACAAACTCTAGGGTGTCTCCGATATCAGATAGTGAGACGAAGATGGCCTCTGTCATTACAAAGCGcgaaaaaatgaattattttgtCGTACACCAACCTCAACCTCAATAGCAAGACTGACAAAAACATGCAATCTCATCTGGAGAAGATTTTTCAAATGAGAGTAAAATTACACGAGAGCGAGAGAGATATTTACTTGGGCCAAGAGCGAACACCGAGATCGGAAAGTTTAGCTTCAGCGGGATTGCTGACTATCTTGATTCCCGATTTCTCCGTTTCTGTTGTGGAGGAGGCCATGATTTTGGCACCTCTGTAATCGGAATCGAAAGCGAGTCGGCGGCGATAAGTAAACCCTGTCGATGTTCCGATTCTCCCAGGTTCACTGGGTTCTTGTTTAGGGTTTTAAAGCTGTGCAGATTGGGAAATGAGGCAGCTACGGGACTTTTAGTACCAACACATGTTGCCATTTGGATGGGccaaacaaataaaatttcaaaattattgcCTGGAAATAATTACTGGTACTGTGTGGTACtataaaatattacatttttatttttatttttatttttattttattttttgagagtAGCTAACAAGAcgtagaaataaattatatcttatgtttttctttaaatgttgtataattatatatattatttattgtaaatatcgggtTTTTTTCCAAAGAAATACGGCTTGATTAATTGATCGCTGCAAATTTATGGCACatgtagtattttatttaaaaaattattacctACATTTACAGATATAGGAAATTTTTTAAACTGGTAGATTTTatttagttattattttatcaatttatgTAAGGTTTTTTAAAAAGACGTCAattataaatgatttattaaattacttCATATTACATTTAGATCGATGGATTTTACATACATGTATTTTGAAtacattcaaatatattttcgtTGTTTTAGATAAATAAGATCATGAACTTCAAATTCATCAttattcatattaattaaaatagattTCAAACTCAATAATtgtgtcatttgaaattcattctatttttgtataaataatgtgtaaataactaatatatatttaatatttgatcaataatttcgttgttaacaataaaattataatcgaaaCTTATCATAGTTTAAAATTAATGGCTAGCATTCCCCTTCAAGAAACCTCGTGTGGACATCAAAATTAAAGTAATATGCTCAACCAACATAATTGCTTGGATCTCACATGAATTAGTATGACGAAGCTTCACCGGGTAGAGCATACTCAAAGCTTCCAATACACTCGAATACTCGAAGTATAAACTAAATAATTGCAAGAAGAAAATCAAGTCTTTATCCAACTGGTGAACTGGTACAATGAGAgccaaaatttatattttgattgaaTTGAACTTTTGCAAGCAATTGTATGTAAAGTTTGGTTCAAACAAGTTTGAAACACAAAAAATGTTTGGCACGTCCAAGTTTTGTTTGCAGCAAGCCTAACAACGTCTTCAACTAGAAAAGTTCGgtaaaaatatgaataatgGATCTGTCGGGAAAGCCATCAAAACTTAAAAGGTCCTCGAGTATTTTCTAATTTCATAcattattgatgatattgaaacCAAATCCTTGTTCAATGCAGACCCACCACCAATTCTCTTTACGCAATCTGAAAGCCGGGTATAATAAAGTAATAGTTGAGTCAACGCAGCTCTCAGAATTTCCATACCACATAAGAAGTTACTGAATGAAGTGATCACATCATTGTGCATAAGCTCTATCGCAGCTTTCCATCTACTCGCGAAGTCCTTCACAATAGGCTCCACCTCAGTCACAGTAATTGGGCGCTCTGAAGCAGAACTTGGGTCCTCAGCTGCAACCATAGCGATAGTAAAATAAGCTAGCTAATAATAAAACACTAATGGTAAAATCTTATtcaaacaaaatcaaattcGAAACATACAGGCCCTTGTCTTCACAAACTTAATCAGATCGTTGAAGTGCTCCACCAGTACTTCCTCCTGCATCCGAAATTTCATCCGTCAATGCCGAAGTcaggcaaaatttttaaactttcttAGTTGAACCGAATTATCCAACGTTATTAGCATTCAGCAGTCATAATATAACAGGTCAAAACCTTACAAACAAATACTCGAAGCAGTTAGTAAGCTTGTCAAACTATCATGCCACATTTACCAC comes from Primulina huaijiensis isolate GDHJ02 chromosome 2, ASM1229523v2, whole genome shotgun sequence and encodes:
- the LOC140961834 gene encoding uncharacterized protein → MASSTTETEKSGIKIVSNPAEAKLSDLGVRSWPKWGCPPSKFPWTYSSRETCYLLKGKVKVYPDGSDEAVEIGAGDLVVFPKGMSCTWDVSETVDKHYQFE